One window from the genome of Cherax quadricarinatus isolate ZL_2023a unplaced genomic scaffold, ASM3850222v1 Contig3779, whole genome shotgun sequence encodes:
- the LOC138852079 gene encoding golgin subfamily A member 6-like protein 1 — protein sequence MMEKMMEKTEKMEKMMEKMEKKMEKMEKKMEMEKKMEKKMEKMEKQMKMEMEKMEKQMKMEMEKKMEMEKMEKMGKKMEKKMEMEKMEKMMENMEKKMEKMEKKMEMEMEMEKKMEKKMEKMEKQMKMEMEKKMEMEKMEKMGKKMEKKMEMEKMEKMMEKMEKKMEKMEKKMEMEMEKKMEKKMEKMEKQMKMEMEKKMEMEKMEKMGKKMEKKMEMEKMEKKMEREMEKMGKKMEMEKMEKMGKKMEMEKMEKMEKKMKMGRRWRRSWRRRWRRRWRRRWRRRWRRRWRRRWRRRWRRRWRRRWRRESKYLRLLSHSDGNQ from the coding sequence ATGATGGAGAAGATGATGGAGAAGACGGAGAAGATGGAGAAGATGATGGAGAAGATGGAGAAGAAGATGGAAAAGATGGAGAAGAAGATGGAGATGGAGAAGAAGATGGAGAAGAAGATGGAGAAGATggagaagcagatgaagatggagatggagaagatggagaagcagatgaagatggagatggagaaGAAGATGGAGATGGAGAAGATGGAGAAGATGGGGAAGAAGATGGAGAAGAAGATGGAGATGGAGAAGATGGAGAAGATGATGGAGAACATGGAGAAGAAGATGGAAAAGATGGAGAagaagatggagatggagatggagatggagaagaagatggagaagaagatggagaagatggagaagcagatgaagatggagatggagaaGAAGATGGAGATGGAGAAGATGGAGAAGATGGGGAAGAAGATGGAGAAGAAGATGGAGATGGAGAAGATGGAGAAGATGATGGAGAAGATGGAGAAGAAGATGGAAAAGATGGAGAagaagatggagatggagatggagaagaagatggagaagaagatggagaagatggagaagcagatgaagatggagatggagaaGAAGATGGAGATGGAGAAGATGGAGAAGATGGGGAAGAAGATGGAGAAGAAGATGGAGATGGAGAAGATGGAGAagaagatggagagggagatggagaagATGGGGAAAAAGATGGAGATGGAGAAGATGGAGAAGATGGGGAAGAAGATGGAGATGGAGAAGATGGAGAAGATggagaagaagatgaagatgggAAGAAGATGGAGAAGAAGTTGGAGAAGAAGATGGAGAAGAAGATGGAGAAGAAGATGGAGAAGAAGATGGAGAAGAAGATGGAGAAGAAGATGGAGAAGAAGATGGAGAAGAAGATGGAGAAGAAGATGGAGAAGAGAATCAAAATACCTAAGATTACTAAGTCATAGTGATGGAaatcaataa